The following proteins are encoded in a genomic region of Portunus trituberculatus isolate SZX2019 chromosome 13, ASM1759143v1, whole genome shotgun sequence:
- the LOC123503151 gene encoding formin-like protein 6, giving the protein METSVSCKSSSDQSSNQTHFHVCSPVPPSQLTAPIQRQRASLSLFLLNNALVRSNNTITGSDSPSSFSGSLVHSVVAGLLIVTETQKFGTSLLNGEAPPARPEEFGTSLSKRGALPVPPEEFQSFLSTEGSPPVPPEEFGTPLFTGGASTAPPEEFETALSTGGAPPAPPEKFETPLTTGGAPPVPPEEFETPLSTGGRSLGRLSPLEEPHLPHLRSLGRLSPVKGLHLPYQRKESDASFSTGGALPSTPEEFGTSLTTGGAPPASPEEFGTALSTGRAPPAPPEEFESSPLEELHLPHQRRIVPFTLLRSPPARTLHQCRTASFVGAEHGKYFHLALPGL; this is encoded by the exons ATGGAGACATCAGTGTCCTGCAAGTCTTCCTCTGACCAAAGCAGCAACCAAACACATTTCCATG TGTGCAGTCCAGTGCCACCTTCTCAACTAACGGCGCCCATACAACGTCAGCGggcttctctgtctctgtttctgctgAACAACGCACTAGTGAGGTCCAACAACACCATTACTGGCAGTGACAGTCCTTCATCATTCAGTGGGTCGCTCGTCCACTCAGTGGTGGCTGGTCTGCTCATAGTCACAGAAACCC AgaagtttgggacgtctctatTAAATGGAGAGGCTCCACCTGCCcgaccagaggagtttgggacgtctctctccaaaAGAGGGGCTCTACCTgtcccaccagaggagtttcaGTCCTTTCTCTCCACTGAAGGGTCTCCACCTgtcccaccagaggagtttgggacgcctCTCTTCACCGGAGGGGCCTCaactgccccaccagaggagtttgagacGGCTCTCTCCAccggaggggctccacctgccccaccagagaaGTTTGAGACGCCTCTCACCAccggaggggctccacctgtcccaccagaggagtttgagacGCCTCTCTCCAccggaggg aggagtttagGACGCCTCTCACCACTGGAGGAGCCCCACCTGCCCCACCTTAGGAGCTTGGGACGCCTGTCTCCAGTTAAGGGGCTTCACCTGCCctaccagagga aggagtctgaCGCGTCtttctccactggaggggctctaCCTTCcacaccagaggagtttgggacgtctctcacCACTGGAGGGGCACCACCAGCCTCACCAGAGGAATTTGGGACGGCTCTCTCCACTggaagggctccacctgccccaccagaggagtttgagtccTCTCCACTGGAGgagctccacctgccccaccagagga GGATTGTTCCCTTCACTCTTTTGAGATCTCCACCTGCGAGGACCCTGCACCAGTGTCGCACTGCTTCATTCGTGGGAGCAGAGCATGGGAAGTACTTCCACCTTGCGCTTCCCGGTCTGTAG
- the LOC123503251 gene encoding uncharacterized protein LOC123503251 isoform X2 encodes MDGSVWRLFSRDEGPVPQAGKQVNLYGCIRSTSVWRTTGEPTACCSSTATPWFLRVRSIRLVRVLHYPCYVLAGVLKGVTLTTAVCKASHISNRVR; translated from the exons ATGGACGGCTCAGTGTGGCGGCTCTTCTCCCGAGACGAGGGACCCGTGCCACAG GCCGGAAAGCAAGTGAACCTGTATGGGTGCATCCGTTCTACCAGTGTGTGGAGAACGACGGGCGAGCCCACGGCGTGCTGCTCCTCAACAGCAACGCCATGG TTCCTGCGTGTGAGAAGCATCAGGTTAGTGAGGGTGCTCCATTACCCTTGTTACGTCTTGGCCGGTGTTCTGAAAGGCGTCACTCTCACCACAGCTGTTTGCAAGGCTTCTCACATCAGCAACCGGGTCCGCTAG
- the LOC123503251 gene encoding maltase-glucoamylase, intestinal-like isoform X1: MCVCTTAHHNCCDTRSPSLLRFDTRIGGLTFTEQFLSISTALPSKNAYGLRENAHDSFRHVMDGSVWRLFSRDEGPVPQFLRVRSIRLVRVLHYPCYVLAGVLKGVTLTTAVCKASHISNRVR; this comes from the exons atgtgtgtgtgcaccacGGCTCACCACAATTGTTGTGACACtcgctctccctcactcctcaggTTTGACACAAGGATTGGTGGCCTGACCTTCACCGAGCAGTTCCTCAGCATCAGCACGGCGCTGCCTAGCAAGAATGCGTACGGCCTCAGGGAGAACGCACACGACTCCTTCCGACACGTGATGGACGGCTCAGTGTGGCGGCTCTTCTCCCGAGACGAGGGACCCGTGCCACAG TTCCTGCGTGTGAGAAGCATCAGGTTAGTGAGGGTGCTCCATTACCCTTGTTACGTCTTGGCCGGTGTTCTGAAAGGCGTCACTCTCACCACAGCTGTTTGCAAGGCTTCTCACATCAGCAACCGGGTCCGCTAG